The Gossypium arboreum isolate Shixiya-1 chromosome 6, ASM2569848v2, whole genome shotgun sequence DNA window CAAAGAAATCTATTTTTTAATgtaggtaaaaataatttaaatttattttttaatctaaTAAAATGTTATGTCAATAATTTACAAATGATTAAACTAAAAATGTGCCACATAGATAACAGTTATTTTGATGTATACAaatatacaaaattaaaattgataaataacaTTGCAAATTCTATCAAAATTAATGTACAATTTTGATATTATATCCATACCCAAAAATAGGTATTGTGAAACGAGAAGGTTGGATTAAGGCTTTTCCTTTTAAGAAAATTGGGCTTAAGGTTTTAGACAAATTCTTAAATTGGAATGGACTTCAAGGATTTCAAATGCATTATAGTGCTGTGAATATTTACACAAGCAGCTCTGAATTCTTAGAACTGTCATAAGCCTTTATATTCATTCATTGAATTATTGATTGTCATGGAAAAGGAGTCTTATTAGTGCTCATTGAAGGGTTTCTTCTGAACTCTGAACAGGTCAAGAAATATCTCATAGCATAATTAATGCATGTTGAACCAAAAGTAAATGTACGCATTCATACACATGTGAATTCTGACTAAACATCTCATAACAAGGATTGAATTGGTTCATCCCATCCCATGTGGAACAAACACCCTTCCCCCCACTAAATGGAAGTGTATCAGATCCTGAAATGTGGTATTACAATATTCAGCGGAGTTTTTCTCCATTATTGATTGCTCGTCCTCATCATCATAAATAAATACAAATCCTCTTTATATTACATACAGAATTGGACTCCTTAGTTACTGAGTACAAAAGAATAGATTATGAGAAAACCATTGCGCACTAGCCTCTTGTTTGTATAGGAATTCCAAACCTGTGCACCCTTAAAACTACAAGCTTTGAGGGCATCATGTATGTTACCCTTCCCTACATTCCTTCATTTTCTTCCCTTATATCTACAACCCCCACCTCCGCATCTGCTTCTACCCTCGtacattttcttttttccaaaGACAAAAAATAGAACCAAAAAGtctaaaaaaattaactaaataagtCCATCTTTCTCAGCCCCCCAACTTTATCAAGTATAATGTGAAACACGGGTTTTTATAGGTTTTAAATTCAAACCCGAGCTTTCAGGAGAGAGAAGCTCGGGTGAGATGCAAGATGGACTTAAGGGGCTCCTTGGGCTGTCACTCAAATGGCAAAGTCTATACAATCCATATCCCATGAAGAAGTACTCCATAGGTATCAACATTGCATGTGGTTGTTCTTCGGTCACCATGGATCCACAAGCCTGAACCTGCACAAACAAGCATCCTACCCCAATTAGgcataattttgaattttaattgcaCAAAGCATTAACTACTAAAGAAAAAGGGACAAAAATCATCCAATAGGCAGGCTGGCCCACCTTTAATAGTAATTTTAGAGCAGGTGATAGACCACTAGATACTCCAGGTTTGCAAATTATTAGGAAAGTAGCGTACTAGATAAGAGTAGCAGACTAGACAAGAATCATTCAACATCATACTAGCAATCAAACACAGCAATCCCTGTTACATAGGTAATTGAAAACTCCGCTACTTACCTCAACTAAGGCACTAAATCTTCTATCCAACTTGGATGTCATATGTAGGGCCTCAGAATGAAACGGTGAGCTGTTGCCAACAAATATTAAGGTTCGACATCTGAGCCTCTTTAGCCCACTGGTAAGGTCAGGTCTCCTGCATGTTAGTGAAACAAAGTTTTGAGCACTTGAAATATCTTAATGTATAAAGAGAAGTAACATGCAAAACATGAAATGACAATCCAATCTAGTTCCATTATTTTGTAATGTACCCATTAATTGCTTGAAGAAATTGCATCACATTTGATCCATGCCTCTCATCTAGCAACTAAGGAAACAAACATACCAAAGGAATAGGTCATGTTGACTTCAAAAGAAATTCACTGGTTtaagaaaagaaacagaaacagaatGCAAATCTAGTATAATGTATTAATGTTATTcaggaaagaagaaaaagaaatgcttAAGCACTAACTCTTCTGCATGCTTGAACTATGTCCGACTCAGGAACTTCTGTATTACCGCAAGCTTCCTGCTACGATTTAAAGAAACCTCATCACACAACCTCCTCAATAAGTGAGGATATAACCCAAAAAAAGAACTTCAAAGATATATTACTAGGATGGAAATGCTAGGTACCTTGCTAAAGTAACGTTGAAGCAAAAGCTCTTTAAGAAGTCCACACATtccataaaaatataacaaatttGACATCACCTACAGATTATATCATTTTAGCcatataaatgaaatttatgcataaAACCCAACAGTCTTAGGAAGGAACCTTGTTATAAAACCATTCAGTCCAAGAGGGTGCTCTGAAAAGAGGGGATATAAGTATCAATCCAATAACACGTTTTTTGTATTTCATCTGAAATGGAAAAGCTTGGTCAAAAGAACCAACATAAAAAGCATTTAAATAATACTACTCTCAAGATTCATAAGGAAACCTACAGCAAATAGAGTAAGAATGTAAGCACCCGCTGTCACTCCCATGCACATCACTGCACCAAGCCTGATGCAATCAGAAACAAAGTCATCCTAACtataaaacttttaataaataCAATCTAGTGCTCTTAATGGGAAAAGAAACCCCTTTTCAACCAAACCACTAATACTGGCTATATCTAATAGCTTTtactaagatgccaactaatgtAAAATTACCCAAAAAAGTTGAGAACCTCAAGGATCTGATCAGCTAAGTCGTCAACACAACGTGCAGAAGCACTTGGACAAATTGGAGCAGCTCCCAACTGCAAGAACTCTTGTGAAAGTGCCAGAAAGGAAACTATGTGAATATAGAAACCAATAATTGATTAGCATGCTACCAGAAGATAAAATAGACCATAGACAACAGAAATAAGGCAAATAGGCATATGCCAACTAATTTACAGACCTCGTGTCCAGGAGGACTAATATGGTAAATGCAGAAATTGTGGAGCAGCAAGGAGGCCGCTTCGGGACAAAAGAACAATCCTTGGAAACAAGATACATCTGAAGGAAATTATAAAAGAACACTAAACTTGTTAGAAAGCAGATTTGGAGATATACTCCAACTAAGAGTACCCTGTAGATGTGCATGAATAGAAAATTTGATCAGGTTAACAAAATAAACCATGACTGAAATAGCATGTATATTGCAGAATTAGCAAAAGGAGGTTTCTCCCAAATTTAGTATGACAAATACAAAAGAGGTTATGATATGAACAGCATTATACATACGATTCAAAGCCAGATCAGGATATGTAATTAATGCTGGCTTGTGTTGGTCCCCATAAACTATAACAGACACAGAACCACAGCGCGTTCGTACATGATGTTCCTGGAAGTTATTTACATCAGCACAGATTAAGATTTATACCAATCAAAATAGAAATAGTTAAACTTATTATAAAACAATCATAGAAATAGATATATTTGGAACTTAGATACCATATGTCTTCTAGATACGGAAATAGTTATTTAACAAGAATAGCTTTTCAGTTAAGTAATTTATTTTAGATGACccttaaaaaagaaaagaaacaccTAAATTATTCATCAAAAGCAATTCCCATGTGCACAGTCACCTTTTTTTAGGGAAAtccaaaaaagagagaaaaatcaaatgaGTGGTTCCTGATATCAATCATTAAATTCTTCAAAAAGGAGATGACAGTCTAAAAGGAGAGCAAGAATCTCTCAAATTAAAAACGACCATGACATtaaacacacacatatatatataaaagaaaaggtAAATTTGCAGGCAgccaattttaatataataaaaacaaaataaaataagaaatagagCCAATGTTTCTTCAATGAACTGCAAAGACAGGTGAATAATCCCGAGGAATCCATCATCCAACTTCTTTAGCCATTAGAAGTAACAAACTAAGAATGAAAAAATCTCCAACTAATCGAAAATGAAAAGTTAAAGCAGATATAACCCCAAAGGCAGTAGCAACATGAAATAACGTAACAGAATTACACGATATTAGCAAAACAATCAAACACATGAATAAATACACGAACAAAATGGAGTCTAACTTTGTAATTTTTAACAgttaaaataaacacaaattataTACAAACCAAGATAACTCATTTACCGTAAAATGACAAAGAAGGTTGAGAAAAATCCAAAAAATTGACTGTtatgtatatttttaaaaaagaaagtgGATAAAAGAGCATATTTGACCAAATAGGAAATGTATAGATATGTTGATACCAAATAATTTCTGGATATCGcagaattaaatttaatataaattggaATAAAAATAACCAGAAAAATGGGTTCTCTTCCCATAAAACTAAAAAACCAATGCAGTAATGAAAATGCAAAATAATAAACTGATAACAAAAACTAAAGAatgaaaaacaattaaaaatggaGATGTAGAAAAACGATAAGAAAAAAGAAACCTTTCCACCAAAATAGATCTTTTCAGTATGAAGAGGAATGGAATCGTTTGAGTCAGCCATGGCTGTGGCTCTTTCTCTGTTATCTAcagaacaaagaaagaaagacaaAAAAagcttattttctttttttttttatccaaaCAAAACGGCTTTTCTCTGTCCCTTGTTTCTCCCTTGGATAAATATAAGTCTCCGGCTTTTTTGGCTTGCAAAATataaatcaagccattttcgttCTTCGAAACCTCGCTCGCTCCTTCCTTCCCtctcttgtttatttatttattttattttccccctTTTTTAGCTTAAATAACTTTTATTTGTTTGTCTGTTTAAATTTCAAGCTCAACGCTTTTTTTGACTCCCTGACTTATGATCAAATCATAACCCTCCTCTAATAATCAGAAAAATGGCACTGCTTTTAAACGACACCGTTAGAACCGACGATTATTTTCAGCTTTAAAAGCATGGCCCGTGAGCCATGGCGGGTTGATTTAAAATAGAGTGACTGGTTGGCTCCCTACTAATTTGTTATGATTTAAACTgtgaatttgatttttatttttttaattaaatttagttaTTAATATAGAAGAGTTAAATCAGTTTTTTTAACGAAAATtatgactaaaatattaatttttaatattgttgCCATGGTAATCTGTATGACATCCATGCAGACGCTTCATGCAAAGTATCgtatttaaaatttaacattttaattaatattttcgtTAAAAAAATCATTCCAagtctttttaaaaattaaattctttTTGGAAGATTGAGGTTAAACTTAACtcaaaaaataaacaaaagctAAAttgacaatatatatatatatataaactttaaaagCTAATTTTGATATTATACTTATCTCAAATAGATAAAGGTGTTAAAAAATATAGTTTTCTACTTTCTtttttgtaaataataaacaGCCTCATCAGGCTCTAAGTAGCACAACATTAGGAGGCCGTGTAAAAACATGTAGTCCAACTTCAAGTGCAAGACCCAACTTTGCCACTCTGTCTGCACAAAGACGCAATTCAATCAAAAAGGCACTTGGAACCAAGATGTGAATTTGTATAACCCTTCTAAAATAATGTGATTATGGAGCAATTGGTGGACTTAACAACCAATTTTTATTTACCTTAAATAGGTAGAATGTTGagattttcttttcctttattcatTATTAAAGGCTAATGCAGTAATTTTCCACGTGTTACTATAAAAAAATACAcacaaaacacatttattttaaaattgaaaataatattatttaatacattaataacaatttcttttatttgcataaattttacaaaaatcacAACAATAAAATTGAAGAATAACCAAAATTGTTCACTTCCCTCCCAAATTTGGAGAGAAATATCCTCAAATTTTACTCATCGAAATTAAAAAGATTTCgtgccaaaatttttatttaccaagataaccaaaacatcattgaTAGGTGGTTGGATGCCTTCTTCCAATCAGTTGAGTCTTCAAGCTTGAGACACACCAATCAAATTCCTCAAACTTTCGAACTTGATCAAATCCAGTGCCTTGGTAAACAGTCAGTCAACTGATTGTGAGTAGCCACAAACTTCAACTCTACTGAACCATTTTCAACAAGCTCTTGAATGAAATGATGATTGATTTTAATGTGTTTAGTCCTTAAGTGCACAATTAGATTCTTGCATATGTTGATAGCTCTTGTGTTATAATAGTACATAGTAGCCACTAACAATGTCACTTCAAAATCCTCCATCATTTGCTTCATCCATAGCAACTAAGCATAGTAGCTCCTAGTAGCTATGTACTCTTCTTCTATTGGTGAGAATGGCATTGACGCTTGCTTCTTGTTGTACCATGACACTAGGTTTGATCCTAGGTAGAAGCATTCTCCTGATGTGTCTTCTAATCATTATTGTTTCTAGCCCGGTCAACATCACGGTAACCAATAAAACTCATTAAACTATCTTTGGAAAACCAAATTCCCAAGTCTGATGTTCCATGGACATATCTAAAGCTTCTTTTGACAACCTTAACATGTGATTCTTTAGGATTTACTTGATATCTAGCGCATACCCCAACACTGAAACACAAATCTAGTCGACTAGCAATAAGgtacaacaaactttcaatcatgCTCTTATAAATGGTCTCGAAAGTGGGCACTTCCGTTGcatcttcaaaaattttctcaccTGTAACATAGGTGTTCTAGCAGGCTTGGAATTCTTTAATCCAAACTTCTTTACAAGGTTTCTAGCATACTTCTCTTATGAAAGGAATGTACCATCCTATATTTTCTTAATTTGGAACCTAAGAAAATATGGCAATTCACCAATCATACTCatccaaaattcatcatcttcacAAAGTTGTCTTTTATAGCTATTGAAGttgcacaaaaaaaaaatcatgtcatCCATATATACTTGAGCTAGTGTAGTTATGCCCTTGTGTCTTCTAATAAAAAAAGTTTTGTCAACTGACCCTCTTTGGGAACTTTGACTAACCAAGAGTTGTGATAGCCTCACTATATAAGGCTTTACTCAATTTAGACACATGGTTAAAGCTTGTAAGGTCTTCGAAGTCTTTTGGTTGGTCCACATACACCTCTTCCTTCAAGAAGTTATTAAGAAAGACACTATTGGCATCCATTTGGACAATTTTATGTTGAGGTAGGCCACCGCAATGTTGAAACAtcttcaaatatttatagtgttccaataactttaaatgaatgggtgtaattaattaaaagataaatctTTTGTTTATTGGTCAAGAGTTATATcacttgatttttgaaaagaattataactattcaaacaatattacttgaatagttataatattaGATGAATAAATATATGTCTTTTAAAAGATATTATTGTTCAAAAAAGACACATattgtgtaacagcccaattttagttaaatcagaacactggttttgaaaccacaaatctgatgttgaaaaattattttaatattattttatgtgtttacagcatgatagtatgtaagtgtgaaagtttcgtgaagaaattttatcgtttgaatagtcaatttgagaaaaatgacttaatcgcgtaaaatgcaaaagttgcatgctatttgtttaaagtgcttaatttctatgatttaataaattaaaggtccttatgttgtaactaTACCATTAATAGCACGAGTGGACAATTTTGGACAATAATATGTGAATTTAATGGTTTAATATTATGGTTACAATGGTAAATGATAAttaaaaggttaattaaataaaataaaaaccataattttaGCCATCTTCTTTGTTCTAGACGAAAATAAGTGAAGAAAAACATCCATGAAAAGTTTTTAGGGTTCGGTCACTTGGTAGCTCAATTGATTAAGAAAAGAGGAATCCAGAATTAGATCAGAGGAAAGGCAAGACTATCAAGTAATTGATTCATTTCGCCATTTtcatactcgaggtaagttcgtatgtgacgatttcattataaatatatgttaaatgctttgatatttccTAAACTGTGATTATGAGATTTTCATTAATGTATAAATTGTAAATACTACTCTACGAAATTATTTCAAAGATGGAATTGTCGAactagaaatcccggttgaaccttaggaatagatttggatacttgtgacatgttataagatgatatactgatttggcttcgggccatgcatatcaaatgagttggcttcgggccatgatattagcacttcaggtgtgagttataccaatttggcttcaggccatgcatATCAAAtgttttggcttcgggccataaaAATAGTTCTTcaaataagttaccttgatttggctacgggccatggtataagtACTTATCGTACGAGACTCATGAGTATCTAATTtttatttcgaatggttcaacaggtaaacaAATGATGTGGTTTTGAAAGAGGTTAGTATAAGGCAACAAaggtatgtacagaacctattcgagtattaaatagagaaagttcGATGAGttggtatttaatcatgttttaagacatgagaaaggtCTGTAGATAATGTGAAATTGGCTTAtttacatttatttgatgaattaagttaattacatacgagcttactaagttatgaagtttacttcgtgttatttttctatgttttatagtgaatctaGGCTATCCGTGAGTCGTCGGGAACATCATTGCACTATCGGATATCtaattggtacttttgagttgtataaataaggtatatggcatgtataggctacttgtggtattttggttgtgattatagctatgagagttggcttgtaaatgatgttaaagttgatgtgtgtttggccattagaaatggcttgtaaatgtatatgttttggtttgtatatatagccatgaatgatgAATTATTTTGGCTTGTTTGGTATGAATATGGTTAGGTTTTATAGTTGCAAATGCTCAATTGATTTATGGTGTATAATGCTTAAGAAATGCTTTGATGAAGTAagattttgaaaattgagttaataagtatttgaataggtaattggtattgaatt harbors:
- the LOC108485492 gene encoding protein NDL1-like isoform X1 — protein: MADSNDSIPLHTEKIYFGGKEHHVRTRCGSVSVIVYGDQHKPALITYPDLALNHVSCFQGLFFCPEAASLLLHNFCIYHISPPGHELGAAPICPSASARCVDDLADQILEVLNFFGLGAVMCMGVTAGAYILTLFAMKYKKRVIGLILISPLFRAPSWTEWFYNKVMSNLLYFYGMCGLLKELLLQRYFSKQEACGNTEVPESDIVQACRRLLDERHGSNVMQFLQAINGRPDLTSGLKRLRCRTLIFVGNSSPFHSEALHMTSKLDRRFSALVEVQACGSMVTEEQPHAMLIPMEYFFMGYGLYRLCHLSDSPRSPLSPSCISPELLSPESSGLNLKPIKTRVSHYT
- the LOC108485492 gene encoding protein NDL1-like isoform X2; translated protein: MADSNDSIPLHTEKIYFGGKEHHVRTRCGSVSVIVYGDQHKPALITYPDLALNHVSCFQGLFFCPEAASLLLHNFCIYHISPPGHELGAAPICPSASARCVDDLADQILEVLNFFGLGAVMCMGVTAGAYILTLFAMKYKKRVIGLILISPLFRAPSWTEWFYNKVMSNLLYFYGMCGLLKELLLQRYFSKEACGNTEVPESDIVQACRRLLDERHGSNVMQFLQAINGRPDLTSGLKRLRCRTLIFVGNSSPFHSEALHMTSKLDRRFSALVEVQACGSMVTEEQPHAMLIPMEYFFMGYGLYRLCHLSDSPRSPLSPSCISPELLSPESSGLNLKPIKTRVSHYT